A genomic window from Lotus japonicus ecotype B-129 chromosome 1, LjGifu_v1.2 includes:
- the LOC130713544 gene encoding uncharacterized protein LOC130713544 has product MASQSFSSTQRRNGIADGRLCTCGLTPALKTSWSSSNYGRRYFQCPLKACGYYDWLDPPVHGQVVEAPMTAAVTPGQVVQAPMTAAVTPGQVDDCFEGLKRAEALIFDYKRREQMYFIVVVVSLVVVVLLILFK; this is encoded by the exons ATGGCATCTCAATCATTCTCTTCGACACAAAGAAGAAATGGGATTGCTGATGGAAGGCTCTGTACTTGCGGCCTTACCCCAGCCCTAAAGACTTCATGGTCCAGTAGTAATTATGGACGAAGATATTTTCAATGTCCTTTGAAG GCTTGTGGGTATTATGATTGGCTTGATCCCCCTGTGCATGGGCAAGTTGTTGAAGCCCCCATGACTGCTGCTGTGACTCCTGGTCAAGTTGTTCAAGCCCCCATGACTGCTGCTGTGACTCCTGGTCAAGTTGATGATTGCTTTGAAGGATTAAAGAGGGCAGAAGCTTTGATCTTTGACTACAAGAGAAGGGAACAAATGTAtttcattgttgttgttgtctctTTGGTAGTTGTTGTGCTACTTATTTTGTTTAAGTGA
- the LOC130732289 gene encoding uncharacterized protein LOC130732289: protein MLANHVVVRDPVGGEFTFQLVVGNNGGLLIDVVVKFVKMYDLKRNHWADFSYCGKNKFSIRIFDRLMNQISYGAGPSVRQPDVGSSGKNGEEVVVSDVGDKDEVGGEVPVDDVGGKVEVGGEVSVPVADVGDKDEDGVEVPVPVADVGGEIPLADVGGQFMDVDNIEENDVIMISSDDEEDDGIVQLSDEEEDDGIMQLSDGEEDDGVERVIHNFDKVISSSDSGGGQTMALPKLYVVNHIRANWENIVLQTPRGRTYSCLLKRRNPRKIDTPIHIAKDWYQYVKDHELKYRDVVHFRPVSTHNNLVNVTITRGQP, encoded by the exons ATGCTGGCAAATCATGTTGTGGTTAGGGATCCTGTAGGGGGGGAGTTCACCTTTCAGTTGGTTGTGGGTAATAATGGAGGTTTGCTCATTGATGTTGTGGTCAAGTTTGTAAAAATGTATGATTTGAAAAGAAATCATTGGGCAGATTTCTCCTATTGTGGAAAGAACAAGTTTTCTATCAGGATATTTGATAGACTGATGAATCAAATAAGCTATGGTGCTGGCCCTTCTGTAAGGCAACCTGATGTTGGGAGTTCAGGTAAGAATGGTGAAGAGGTGGTTGTGTCTGATGTTGGTGATAAGGATGAAGTTGGTGGGGAAGTTCCAGTGGATGATGTCGGTGGTAAGGTTGAAGTTGGTGGGGAAGTTTCAGTTCCAGTGGCTGATGTTGGTGATAAGGATGAAGATGGTGTGGAAGTTCCAGTTCCAGTGGCTGATGTTGGTGGGGAGATACCATTAGCTGATGTTGGTGGGCAGTTTATGGATGTGGATAACATTGAAGAGAATGATGTAATTATGATATCAAGTGATGATGAGGAGGATGATGGAATTGTGCAATTAagtgatgaggaggaggatgatggaATTATGCAATTGAGTGATGGAGAGGAGGATGATGGTGTGGAGAGGGTTATTCATAATTTTGATAAGGTCATTAGCAGCTCTGATTCTGGTGGAGGCCAGACAATG gcATTGCCTAAGTTGTATGTGGTGAATCATATTAGGGCAAACTGGGAGAATATCGTTCTACAAACCCCTAGGGGTAGAACTTATAGTTGTCTGCTGAAAAGAAGGAATCCAAGGAAGATTGATACTCCAATCCACATTGCAAAGGATTGGTATCAATATGTGAAGGATCATGAGTTGAAGTATAGGGATGTTGTGCACTTTAGGCCAGTTAGCACTCACAACAATTTGGTTAATGTTACCATTACCCGTGGGCAGCCGTAG
- the LOC130728131 gene encoding vestitone reductase-like — MAEGKGRVCVTGGTGFLASWIIKRLLEDGYSVNTTIRSNSGGKRDVSFLTNLPGATSEKLQIFNADLCIPESFGPAVEGCVGIFHTATPVDFAVNEPEEVVTKRTVDGALGILKACVNSKTVKRVVYTSSGSAASFSGKDGGDALDESYWSDVDLLRKVKPFGWSYAVSKTLAEKAVLEFGEKHGLEVVTLIPTFVVGPWVCPKLPDSVERALVLVLGKKEQIGVIRFHMVHVDDVARAHIFLLEHPNPKGRYNCSPFIVPIEEMSKLLSAKYPEYQIPSVEELKGIEGFKQPDLISNKIRDAGFEFKYSLEDLFDDAIQCCKEKGYL, encoded by the exons ATGGCAGAGGGAAAAGGAAGAGTCTGTGTCACTGGAGGTACAGGGTTTCTTGCTTCATGGATTATCAAGAGACTCCTTGAAGATGGATATTCTGTCAATACCACTATTAGATCCAATTCAG GTGGTAAGAGAGATGTTAGCTTCCTCACAAATCTACCTGGTGCAACATCTGAGAAGCTACAAATCTTCAATGCTGATCTCTGCATCCCTGAAAGTTTTGGTCCTGCAGTTGAAGGGTGTGTTGGGATATTCCACACTGCTACCCCAGTTGATTTTGCAGTGAATGAACCTGAAGAGGTGGTGACCAAAAGAACCGTTGATGGAGCTCTAGGCATCTTGAAAGCGTGCGTGAATTCAAAGACCGTGAAGCGGGTTGTGTACACTTCGAGTGGCTCTGCAGCTTCCTTCAGCGGCAAAGATGGCGGAGATGCGTTGGATGAGAGTTACTGGAGTGATGTTGACTTGCTTAGGAAGGTGAAACCTTTTGGCTGGTCCTATGCAGTTTCTAAGACATTGGCAGAGAAGGCTGTGCTTGAATTTGGGGAAAAACATGGGTTGGAAGTTGTGACTCTGATTCCTACTTTTGTTGTTGGACCTTGGGTTTGTCCTAAGCTTCCTGACTCAGTTGAGAGAGCACTGGTTTTGGTTTTAG GGAAAAAGGAACAAATCGGTGTCATTCGTTTCCATATGGTTCATGTGGATGATGTGGCTAGAGCACATATATTCCTTCTTGAGCATCCTAATCCCAAAGGAAGATACAACTGCTCCCCATTCATTGTCCCAATTGAAGAGATGTCTAAACTTCTTTCAGCCAAATACCCTGAATATCAAATACCATCAGTAGA GGAGCTGAAGGGAATCGAAGGTTTCAAGCAGCCAGATTTAATCTCAAACAAAATCAGGGATGCTGGATTCGAGTTCAAGTATAGCCTTGAGGACTTGTTTGATGATGCAATTCAATGCTGCAAGGAAAAGGGTTATCtgtaa
- the LOC130728133 gene encoding vestitone reductase-like codes for MAERKGKVCVTGGTGFLGSWIIKRLLEDGYAVNTTIRSNPGAKRDVSFLTNLPGASQKLKIFKADLNIPESFGPAIEGCVGVFHTATPIDFALDEPEEIVTKRTIEGALGILKACLNSKTVKRVVYTSSGSAVNSFSGKEDEEGLDESYWSDVELLRSVKPFGWSYIVSKTLAEKAVLEFGEQHGLNVVTLTPTFIVGRWICPQLPGSIEKALVLILGKKDQIGVTLFHMVHVDDVARAHIFLLEHLNPKGRYNCSPFTLPIEEMSELLSAKYPEFQIPTVDELKEIKGAKLPSLISKKLVDAGFEFKHSLEEMFEDAIQCCKERGHL; via the exons ATGGCAGAGAGGAAAGGGAAGGTTTGTGTCACTGGAGGAACAGGGTTTCTTGGTTCATGGATCATCAAGAGACTCCTTGAGGATGGATATGCTGTTAACACCACTATTAGATCTAATCCAG GGGCTAAGAGAGATGTTAGCTTCCTCACAAATCTACCTGGTGCATCTCAGAAGCTAAAAATCTTCAAAGCTGATCTCAACATCCCCGAAAGTTTTGGTCCAGCAATTGAAGGTTGTGTTGGTGTATTCCACACTGCTACACCAATTGATTTTGCAttagatgaaccagaggaaatAGTGACCAAAAGAACCATTGAAGGAGCATTAGGAATTCTCAAAGCATGCCTAAATTCAAAGACTGTGAAGAGGGTTGTTTACACTTCTAGTGGCTCTGCTGTTAATTCCTTTAGCGGCAAAGAGGATGAAGAAGGATTGGATGAGAGTTATTGGAGTGATGTAGAGTTGCTTAGAAGTGTGAAACCTTTTGGTTGGTCATATATAGTTTCTAAGACATTGGCAGAGAAGGCAGTGCTTGAATTTGGGGAACAACATGGGTTGAATGTTGTGACTCTCACACCTACTTTTATTGTTGGAAGATGGATTTGTCCTCAGCTTCCTGGCTCAATTGAGAAAGCACTTGTTTTGATATTAG GTAAAAAGGATCAAATTGGTGTCACTCTTTTCCATATGGTACATGTGGATGATGTAGCTAGAGCACATATATTCCTTCTTGAACATCTTAATCCAAAAGGGAGATATAATTGCTCACCATTCACTTTACCTATTGAAGAGATGTCTGAGCTTCTTTCAGCTAAATACCCAGAATTTCAAATACCGACAGTAGA CGAGTTGAAGGAAATTAAAGGTGCCAAGTTGCCAAGTTTAATCTCGAAGAAACTTGTGGATGCGGGTTTTGAGTTTAAGCATAGCCTTGAGGAAATGTTCGAAGATGCAATTCAATGCTGCAAGGAAAGGGGTCATCTTTAA